In a genomic window of Helianthus annuus cultivar XRQ/B chromosome 10, HanXRQr2.0-SUNRISE, whole genome shotgun sequence:
- the LOC110881724 gene encoding tumor rejection antigen P815A-like encodes MLAKWDRKEGYPIEWVTTDTLELFEGAMAERLVRNEVKRKTVKKAKKDEDDVDNVDDHADKDDDEFDDDDGFDYDDHYDYAGLHPNVQNAMHINDENENENEDNEDEEASLQRMVNVDRESREMMFEVSASGNHALVRGTEYPNSLLVHIKLETISKFVDENAKEVPAEREQGKYETEVENEVVLGGENEEEGEKEMAGIENAIEMETVDENANEVENEGEGEGGGENEEEGEKEMLGIENAIEVETVDENAN; translated from the exons ATGCTTGCAAAATGGGACAGAAAAGAAGGATACCCAATTGAGTGGGTTACAACAGATACTCTTGAGTTGTTTGAGGGTGCAATGGCAGAACGCCTTGTTCGCAATGAAGTAAAAAGGAAAACGGTTAAAAAGGCTAAGAAAG atgaagatgatgttgaCAATGTTGACGACCATGCTGATAAGGATGATGatgagtttgatgatgatgatggttttgattatGATGATCATTATGATTATGCTGGGCTCCACCCTAATGTGCAAAACGCCATGCACATCAATGATGAAAATGAGAATGAGAATGAAGATAATGAGGATGAAGAGGCTTCACTTCAAAGGATGGTGAATGTGGATAGAGAAAGCCGGGAAATGATGTTTGAAGTTTCTGCATCAGGGAACCATGCTCTTGTCAGAGGA ACTGAATACCCAAATAGCCTCCTGGTACACATTAAATTAGAGACCATCTCAAAGTTTGTTGATGAAAACGCCAAGGAAGTGCCAGCTGAAAGAGAACAAGGTAAATATGAAACTGAGGTTGAAAATGAGGTGGTATTAGGAggtgaaaatgaagaagaaggggAGAAGGAGATGGCTGGAATAGAAAACGCCATTGAAATGGAAACAGTTGATGAAAACGCCAATGAAGTTGAAAATgaaggagaaggagaaggaggaggtgaaaatgaagaagaaggggAGAAGGAGATGCTTGGAATAGAAAACGCCATTGAAGTGGAAACAGTTGATGAAAACGCCAATTAA
- the LOC110885124 gene encoding UDP-glycosyltransferase 84B1 has translation MAPWSPINPQIVLCHGSCLRDGLVVSRFSGGGDWLERDKEGERWLIEERRRESLMVRKMMLGRTFSTSPKSFFTTKMNSSCEQKQNINVLLVTLSAQGHLNPILKLGKILVNKGLHVTLATTNSALKNMSSAPNSIGGVHHEFFSDGLPIDYNRKANMDYYMDTLSKFGPVNLLALIKSHPRKFACVIHTPFVPWVSDVAAEVSIPNAMLWIQPSTLYQIYHRFYNHLDDFPTESNPDMSVKLPGLPVFHADELPSFVLPSNTFRSFDSILKQVFHNMHKVKWVLGNSFMELEKDVIMSLNNGGCVFWPVGPLVPATLMGKEEDVSFDLFKSNEDSNCMEWLNKQKPSSVVYVSFGTLLFLTEKDIKNIASGLKTTKRPFLWVIRVPENQELPKHGFLEEIKEQGLIVSWCPQTQVLSHPAVGCFLSHCGWNSLLESVVAGTPVIACPQWTDQPTNAKLVTDVWGVGVKVKKSLDGVVSGEEVGRCVEEVMSGLKSEVIRKNALELKAAARVALRDGGSSDNNIRMFVDEVVSSCSCTEHK, from the exons ATGGCTCCTTGGTCACCTATAAATCCCCAAATTGTACTCTGCCATGGCAGTTGCTTGCGAGATGGCTTGGTGGTGTCCAGATTTAGTGGTGGTGGAGATTGGTTAGAGAGAGATAAAGAGGGAGAGAGATGGCTGATAGAAGAGAGGAGAAGAGAGAGTTTGATGGTGAGGAAGATGATGCTGG GCCGCACCTTCTCTACATCACCAAAATCTTTCTTCACCACAAAAATGAATTCTTCTTGTgaacaaaaacaaaacataaatgtTCTTCTAGTTACTCTTTCAGCTCAAGGTCACCTGAACCCCATCCTAAAACTAGGCAAAATTCTTGTTAATAAAGGCCTCCATGTCACTCTTGCAACCACCAACTCTGCCCTCAAAAACATGTCCTCTGCCCCAAATTCCATCGGCGGCGTCCACCATGAGTTCTTCTCCGATGGTCTACCTATCGACTACAACCGAAAGGCTAATATGGATTACTACATGGACACACTAAGCAAGTTTGGACCCGTTAACCTCTTGGCCTTGATCAAATCCCATCCAAGAAAATTTGCATGCGTCATCCATACACCTTTTGTTCCGTGGGTATCTGATGTGGCAGCTGAGGTTAGTATTCCCAACGCCATGTTGTGGATCCAACCATCCACTCTATACCAAATATACCATCGTTTTTACAACCATCTCGACGATTTCCCAACCGAAAGTAACCCGGACATGAGCGTTAAGCTGCCCGGACTGCCCGTTTTTCACGCGGATGAGTTACCCTCGTTTGTTCTTCCATCAAACACGTTCCGTAGCTTTGATAGTATACTAAAACAAGTGTTTCATAACATGCATAAGGTGAAGTGGGTGCTGGGGAACTCGTTCATGGAGCTCGAGAAAGACGTGATCATGTCGTTGAATAACGGTGGCTGTGTGTTTTGGCCCGTAGGACCATTAGTCCCGGCAACCCTTATGGGCAAAGAAGAAGATGTCAGTTTCGATCTTTTCAAATCGAATGAAGATAGTAACTGTATGGAATGGCTAAACAAACAAAAACCCTCTTCAGTTGTTTACGTTTCGTTCGGGACACTCTTGTTTTTGACCGAAAAAGATATAAAGAACATAGCATCCGGTCTTAAAACCACAAAACGACCGTTTCTATGGGTGATAAGAGTGCCGGAAAATCAAGAACTACCCAAACATGGGTTCTTGGAGGAGATTAAGGAACAAGGTTTGATTGTAAGTTGGTGCCCACAAACACAAGTGTTATCACATCCAGCAGTTGGGTGTTTCTTGAGTCACTGTGGGTGGAACTCGTTGCTCGAAAGCGTGGTGGCCGGTACGCCGGTTATTGCTTGTCCGCAGTGGACGGATCAGCCGACGAATGCTAAGCTGGTGACGGATGTTTGGGGTGTTGGTGTGAAGGTGAAGAAGAGTTTAGATGGTGTTGTTAGTGGGGAGGAAGTGGGAAGATGTGTGGAGGAGGTTATGAGTGGGTTGAAATCGGAAGTGATCAGGAAGAATGCGTTGGAGTTGAAAGCGGCGGCGCGTGTGGCGTTGAGGGATGGTGGTTCATCGGATAATAATATTCGGATGTTTGTGGATGAAGTTGTTTCTTCTTGTTCATGTACGGAGCACAAATAA